The sequence CGGTAGCACAACCGGAGAAGGTCACCTTGAACTTGCGTGGAAACTGCTGTCCCAGCGGATGGCGCAGATAAAACTCTGCGAATTTACGCGCGTGAATGGTCACATCTGCATGCTCAGCGGGGCAACGACCAGCCAGAAAACAGGTGGTTACATTACGAACCGTGTTACCGCACGCTTCACGCGTAGTCAGGCCAACTGCATCGAGTTTGCGCAGAAACTCCGGCACATCATCGAGAGAGACAAAGTTGGCCTGGATATCCTGCCGCGTCGTTACATGTGCTACCTTCTCAGGTGCTTCGGTCAGCGTACCATCAGTCGGCAAACATCCGGCATAGAGCTCAACGCACTCAGCCAGCACATCCATCTGATCCGCAGTGACACAACCACCGGGCAGCTTGGCGCGCACCATCTGCACCCCCTCCTGCCGCTGGCCGTAGACGCCCATCTGCAGACGGAACGGCGTAAACCGCTCTTCGGACATGCGTCCCTCTTTAAACGCCTTGTAACCCGCCTCGAACTCATCGACATCGGATGTGTGTGCAAAATCAAATTCAGTTGCCATAACTAACCCCATACTTTAACTCTTTGCGGGCAATGCCCGCATATAACCAACGTCCCCGCCCTGTTGCGCATACACCCCCCCGGATGCTGATAGCGCAACGTCAATGCGAGGTCTGTAATCAGTCGCCGAACTTCAACTCACAGGCCTGTTCATAGGTGACCAGCTCGGTAATGGTTGGATTCTCTCCGCACAATGGGCAGCCAGGGTCCTTGCGCAGTTTCAGCTTCTTCCACTCCATACGCAGTGCATCAAAGACCATCAGCTTACCGGCCAGAGAATCACCGATACCGAGCAACTCCTTCACCGCTTCAACAGCTTGGATGGTTCCCACAGCTCCGGCCAGTGCGCCGAGAATGCCCGCTTCCGAGCATGATGGAACCAGGCCTGCCGGTGGTGGCTCCGGATAGAGACAGCGGTAACATGGCGCTCCCTTCACCTGATGCGGCTTGAATGTCGCCACCTGCCCTTCAAAACGGAACATCGCACCGGAAATCAGCGGTATCTTCTCCATATAACAGGCATCATTGACCAGGAAGCGGGTCGGGAAATTATCACAACCATCAATCACCAAGTCATAATCGCGGATAATGTCGCGAATATTCTCTTCGGTAACAAAGTAGTTGTAGGTGTTGACCTTCACATCCGGATTCAGCGCCTGAATCGTCTCGCGCGCACTTTCCACCTTGGGCATGCCGATGCGATCCTGGTTGTGGATGATCTGGCGCTGCAGGTTGGATGAGTCCACCACATCCGCATCAGCGATACCGATGGTTCCCACACCGGCGGCAGCCAGATAATAGGCAACAGGTGAGCCGAGCCCTCCTGCGCCGATCATGAACACCTTGGACTCAAGCAGTTTGCTCTGCCCCTCGGCACCGACTTCCGGCAATATAATATGGCGCGAATAGCGCTCGATCTGTGCTTCTGTAAAATCAATCAATTCAAACTCCAATCAAAAAACGTTTAGCGGGTTCAGGTTTGTGCTCCAGCAAGGCAAGAGGAGCACAAAACCACAGCATATGTATCTATGTGAGGATTTGAGCACCCGCTGCTGGGGCGCAAAGGTGGACTAGCGCCCCTAGACTTCGATGCCTTTGAACAGGTCGGTAGACATATAGCGCTCAGCCATTGATGGTAGAATCACGACAATGCGCTTGCCCTTCATCTCAGGTCGGCATGCGATACGAACAGCCGCTGCCACGGCCGCACCTGATGAGATTCCACCAGGAATACCCTCTTCATCGGCAAGGCGACGCGCCATGGAAAAAGCTTCGTCATTGGTCACCTTCTCGACGCCATCGAGAATATCCACATTCAGATTCTTCGGAATAAAGCCTGCACCGATACCCTGAATTTTATGCGGCCCTGGCGCTTCACCGGAAATCACAGGTGAATCTGCAGGTTCAACGGCAAATGCCTTAAATTCAGGATTACGCTGCTTGAGAACCTCGGTTATTCCGGTAATCGTGCCGCCTGTACCAACACCGGCAACAATCGCATCAACCTTTCCATCGCAGTCAGACCAGATCTCCTGAGCGGTGGTTTGGCGATGAACCTCTGGGTTGGCGGGATTCTCGAACTGCTGTGGCAGGAACGCCCCTTCAGTCGAACTGGCGATCTCTTCAGCCTTGGCAATCGCACCCTTCATGCCCTTCTCTGCAGGTGTGAGCACCAACTCGGCACCGAGCAGCTTAAGAAGCTTGCGACGCTCCAGACTCATCGATTCAGGCATGGTCAGGATACAGCGGTAACCCTTGGCGCGGGCAACGAAGGCCAGTGCAATACCGGTATTGCCACTGGTCGGTTCAACAATAAGCCCACCAGGTTTCAGTCGCCCATCCGCCTCGGCCGCTTCGACCATCGCCTTACCAATACGATCCTTTACCGAATTCAGCGGATTAAAGAACTCCAGCTTGGCAACGATTTCAGCACCACAGTCAGCGCCGATCCGGTTCAGACGAACCAGCGGGGTATTTCCAATCGTTTCAGCAGCATTGTTATAAATCGCCATATTAAACTCCTTTTCTAACCACGGAGAACACAGAAAACAACACTATCTGCGCTCAGCAAAGCCTCAGTGCGACCCACGGACGGGGCGCCAAAATCGGGGAGATCTTCCCGATTTTGCAAGCAGAGAGAAAACCACGCTTTTCTTCCTGCATCCAAGTAAAAAGCCATGGACGACTTTTTACGTGTCCAAATCACCCTTCGATGATGTTCTGCTCGATAGGCTCAACGTGAACGCCCTGCTCACCCAGCCACTTCACTGCCGCATCAATAACATCTTCACCGCCTTCAAGTTCAAGCCCGACAAGTCCCATGCCGTCCTTTACCTCAGCCATGCGAATGTTGGTTACAAGGTCGAATTCTCTGCCAAGCTTCCAGATAATCGGATCGCGAACTGTGGCCTCGTTAAAGGTCAGATAAACACGAAACTTCATTTAGCAGCCGCCTGCAATTGCCGGAACGATGGAGAGCTCATCACCATCTTTCAGTGCGGTAGCGCGACCCTCAAGGAAGCGGACGTCTTCATCGTTCACATAGACGTTCACGAAACGGCGAATTTCGCCGGCATCGTCACACAGGCGCTCTTTCAGACCTGGATGTGCAGCCTCAAGAGCCTCAATCACATCACCGACGGTTGCACCGTCTACGGATACTTCGTCAGATCCACCAGTCAGCTTACGCAGTGGGGTAGGAATACGTACAGTTACACTCATTTCTCTCTCCTCTTGCTAATCAAATCTAATTAAAATTATGCGTCGGCCACGCCGTCGGCTTCGGCCAGCAGATCAAACTCTTTCAGGCTGGCGTTGATAATACGCGGTTTGGTGATCGCATCCACTATCGCTTCCTGCGTCTTCAGGCCGTTACCGGTAATGCAGAGCACAATCGACTCATCGCGAGGCAGCTTGCCGGACTCAATCATCTTCATGGCACAACCCAGTGTTACTCCGCCAGCAGTCTCAGCGAAGATACCCTCGGTCTCGGCCAGAAGCTTCATGGCTGCCACCACCTCTTCATCAGAGATGTCTTCTGCCCAGCCGCCGGATTCATTAATCACGCGGTTGGCGTAGTAACCATCAGCAGGATTACCAATGGCCAGTGACTTGGCGATGGTATCTGCATGAACAGGGTGAATCATATCGGTTCCGTCTTTCACAGATTTAGCAATCGGTGAACAGCCGGTCGCCTGCGCACCGTACACAGCAGTACCATTGTCTTCGATCAGGCCGAGTTTGATAAACTCCTTGATCGCCTTGTCCACCTTGGTGCAGAGCGAACCGGAAGCCATAGGGACAACCACATGTTTCGGTGCTTTCCAGCCCAGCTGCTCCATCACCTCATAAGCCAGTGACTTGGAGCCTTCAGCATAAAACGGACGTACATTCACGTTCACAAAAGCCCAGCCATATTTGCCAGCCACTTCAGAACAGAGGCGATTCACATCGTCATATTTACCTTTAATGCCAATGATATTGGTACCGAAGATACCAGCGCCGAGCACCTTGCCCTGCTCCAGATCGTGTGGAATGAACACGTAGGATTCCAGGCCTGCAGCAGCCGCATTGGCGGCAACGGAACCCGCCAGATTGCCTGTAGAGGCACAGGCCACAGTGGTAAAGCCAAACTCAACGGCCTTGGAAAGAGCCACGGAGACCACGCGATCTTTAAAAGAGAGGGTCGGATAGCAGACCGAGTCATTCTTGATATAGAGCTCTTTAACACCAAGCACCTTCTCAAGACGCTTTGCACGCACCAGCGGTGTAAAGCCGTTCTGTGCACCGACAGTTGGCTCGCCATCAATCGGCAGCAGCTCTTTATAGCGCCACATAGTCTGCGGGCGGGACTCGATCAGTTCACGGGTAAACTTACCCTCCAGCTTGTGATAATCGTAAGCCACCTCAAGCGGACCAAAGCAGAACTCGCATACATGCGTAGGCTCAATCGGATACTCCTGCCCGCATTCACGACACTTCAGCGCTCGAACGATACTTTCACTCATGATAGACACTCCGTTTTATCAGGCGCATCCAGAAACGAAAAAACCTCCGCGATAGATGCGAAGGTTGTCTATGAATAAAACACGGATGTGCTCTAAACGAACAACCCGCCATCATCGCTCCCTCCGTGATTACTCACTTTGGGCAGGCATTGGCACCATTCTCCAGAAATCATCAATGATGTTCTCTGGCCGGTTGCCGCAGTTTCACAGGGCCTGTAACCCTCCACCGCTCTGGATAAAGCCGGATCAAAAATATGTAGCGGCGAATTATCATGCCAGTTTTGGAAAAGGCAAGCGTTCTTGTTCCATGAAGCGCTTGACACTTACCCACACAAATACTAGGTATTTGCAAAGTGGTTTTGTCTTAAGCCGTGTCTTTCCCCTCCCTATACAAGGACACGGTGGCGCCCCGTCCGGTTTAACCGTGCGGGGCGCTAATTTTTTATACCCGCCTTTACCCCCAAAAGCGCTGTTCTTGACACTTCCAACAAGGATTCACACGATGCCGCCTGCAGCATCCTTAGCCACCCGGAGCCTTTCATGATTACCGAAGCCGATATCCTCAAAGCACTGTCCGTCATCATCGATCCAGATTTCAAAAAGGATATTGTCTCGCTTGGCTTTGTAAAAAACATCGCCATAGAAGGTAAGCAGGTAGCATTCACGATTGAACTGACCACGCCTGCCTGCCCGGTAAAAGAGGAGTTCCGCCGCCAGGCCGATGAAGCAGTAAGCGCCCTACCAGGCGTTGAGAAGGTTGAGGTCACCATGAGCTCGAAGACCACTGCAAGCACTAGCAAGGACCACATTCCGGGGGTTGCCAACATTGTTGCCATTGCATCGGGAAAGGGTGGTGTCGGCAAATCAACCACCGCGGTAAACCTTGCTGTTGCCATGGCACAAACCGGCGCCCGCGTAGGCCTGCTTGATGCCGACATCTATGGCCCCTCCATCCCACGCATGATGGGACTTGCCGGTTACAAGCCGGAGATCGATCATGAAGCCAAAACCATACAGCCACTAGAGAACTACGGCGTTAAAACCATCTCTATCGGCTACCTGGTTGAAGAAAACCAGGCCATGATCTGGCGCGGGCCGATGGTGGCCAGTGCCCTGAACCAGTTACTCACCGATGTTGCATGGGGTGAGCTGGACTATCTGTTTGTCGACATGCCTCCGGGAACCGGCGATGCGCAGCTTACACTGACCCAGAAGGTGCCGGTAACCGGCGCAGTGCTCGTAACCACGCCGCAGGACATCGCCCTGCTCGACTGCCGCAAAGGTATCGACATGTTCCGCAAAGCACGCGTTCCGGCTCTAGGTATTGTAGAAAACATGAGCCAGTTTATCTGCCCTCACTGTGGTAAATCCAGTGCCATTTTTGCTGAAGGCGGCGCTGAGCGGTTAAGCCAGGAATACAAAACCGAAGTCCTTGCCCATATCCCGCTGGATATCAAAATCCGTGAGAAGGCGGATGAAGGCACCCCTATCGTTGCTGCGTTCCCCGATTCCGAACAGGCAGCACATTACAAGCGACTGGCGGGAGAGGTTGCCCGCAGAGTCAGCATCCAGAACAACCGCAAGATTGATATCCCGGTGATGATTCAGGAGTAATCGGCAGGCCTGTTTGCCCTTTTTCCGGCAACGACTAGGTTTCGCCGTCCAATTTCACATGGAGGTGCAGTCATGACCCTGCCCGTTGATAAGAAAAAGATCTCCATCGTCTGCTTCTCCGGCGATTTCGATAAGATTGTAGCCGCCTTCACCATCGCTACAGGCGCCGCCGCCACCAACCGTGAAGTCACCATGTTCTTCACCTTCTGGGGACTTAACGCCCTGAAGAAGAAAAAGGGCCGTGTCGCCACAGGCAAGAGCATCATGGCCAAGGCATTCAACTTCCTGATGGGAGGGCTGAACAACCTGCCACTCTCGCGCCTTAACTTCTTCGGTGCTAGTCCAATACTGATGTCTGGTATGATGAAGAAGCACAACGTTGCATCGCTTCCGGAACTGGTTGAAGCAGCACACCTGCTCGGCGTTCGCATCGTAGCCTGCGAGATGGCGATGCACATCCTTGAGGTTGAGAAGAGTGACATGATTGAAGAGGTGAAGGATGTAGCTGGTGTAGCGACCTTCCTCAACGAATCCGAAGATGCGCACATCATCTTCATCTGACAGATTTAGATTAAGGATATTATTACCATGAAACATTTCCTCGATATTACACGCGAGACCTGCCCGATGACCTTTGTGAAAGTGAAGCTGAAACTGGCAAACATCAATAAAGGCGAGCAGCTGGAAGTGCTGCTCAATGCAGGCGAGCCGCTGGAGAATGTCCCCCGCTCATGCGAAGAGCAGGGCTTTAAAGTGCTCTCCAATGAGCCTACCGATGAGGAAGGCAAGTACATGCTGGTAATCGAGAAGTAGATGACAGACCGGGAGTTCTGGGAAGGCAAGTATAAGAATAAGGAGACAGGCTGGGATCGTGGCGATGCTAGCCCTGCCCTTCTTGACTGGCTTAAGGAACTGAACCCCTGTCGTATTCTGGTACCCGGCTGCGGCCGCGGTCATGAAGTAATCGAACTGGCCCGGCGCGGCTTTGACGTCACAGCTGTCGATATCGCCACCCCTGCCATCAAGCACATGCAGGCCATGCTGGAAAAGGAGGGGCTCACCGCCACCCTGATTCACGGCGACCTGTTCGATCTTGAGCTGGAACCCTTCGATGCCATCTACGAGCAGACCTGCCTCTGCGCCCTGCAGCCCGGACAGTGGTCCGATTACGAACAGTGGCTACACAATCACCTAAAACCGGGCGGCCAACTGCTTGCCCTCTTCATGCAGACAGGCGTTACCGGTGGCCCACCATTCCACTGCGACCTCTCCGAGATGAAACCACTGTTTGATGCTTCCCGCTGGCAGTGGCCGGACAATGGCAACGAAGTCCCCCACCCTTCCGGCCGTCACGAATTGGCCCACCTACTTAGACGCATCTAATACAATTAGTAGACGAACCTCTAAATCTCATCTTTAAATAATGATTGGCTGCTTTCGGCTGCGGATTCAACCCGGTCATTTAAAAGCGCAACACTAAAGTTTAAGAGTCCAGTTTTTTTCTGATCGCCCTGCTAAGACTCTCAATGCTGTAGGGCTTACTCAGAACAGCATAGTTCTCTGAATAACCTTCATCCTTCATTGCTTCATCTTTATCATATCCAGTTACAAATATGACTTTCACATCAGAACGAACTTTTTCCATCTGCTTTATTGCCTCAAAACCGCCTAGCTTTGGCATTACCAAGTCTGAAATAATAAGCATGACTTCGTTTTGATGTCTGATAAAGACATCAACAGCCTCCAGTCCATTCGAAGCCTCAAGCACGTTATAATTAAGACTGGTTAAAATTGCCTTGTAATTCTCTCGTACTGTATCATTGTCATCAACGGTCAAAATAGTTTCACCAAGCCCCTCTTCTGCCTCCCCGCTTGATGACTCTGGATTAGCTTCATTTGCCTCTATCAATGGTAA comes from Mariprofundus aestuarium and encodes:
- the thrC gene encoding threonine synthase gives rise to the protein MSESIVRALKCRECGQEYPIEPTHVCEFCFGPLEVAYDYHKLEGKFTRELIESRPQTMWRYKELLPIDGEPTVGAQNGFTPLVRAKRLEKVLGVKELYIKNDSVCYPTLSFKDRVVSVALSKAVEFGFTTVACASTGNLAGSVAANAAAAGLESYVFIPHDLEQGKVLGAGIFGTNIIGIKGKYDDVNRLCSEVAGKYGWAFVNVNVRPFYAEGSKSLAYEVMEQLGWKAPKHVVVPMASGSLCTKVDKAIKEFIKLGLIEDNGTAVYGAQATGCSPIAKSVKDGTDMIHPVHADTIAKSLAIGNPADGYYANRVINESGGWAEDISDEEVVAAMKLLAETEGIFAETAGGVTLGCAMKMIESGKLPRDESIVLCITGNGLKTQEAIVDAITKPRIINASLKEFDLLAEADGVADA
- the apbC gene encoding iron-sulfur cluster carrier protein ApbC encodes the protein MITEADILKALSVIIDPDFKKDIVSLGFVKNIAIEGKQVAFTIELTTPACPVKEEFRRQADEAVSALPGVEKVEVTMSSKTTASTSKDHIPGVANIVAIASGKGGVGKSTTAVNLAVAMAQTGARVGLLDADIYGPSIPRMMGLAGYKPEIDHEAKTIQPLENYGVKTISIGYLVEENQAMIWRGPMVASALNQLLTDVAWGELDYLFVDMPPGTGDAQLTLTQKVPVTGAVLVTTPQDIALLDCRKGIDMFRKARVPALGIVENMSQFICPHCGKSSAIFAEGGAERLSQEYKTEVLAHIPLDIKIREKADEGTPIVAAFPDSEQAAHYKRLAGEVARRVSIQNNRKIDIPVMIQE
- a CDS encoding ubiquitin-like small modifier protein 1; this translates as MSVTVRIPTPLRKLTGGSDEVSVDGATVGDVIEALEAAHPGLKERLCDDAGEIRRFVNVYVNDEDVRFLEGRATALKDGDELSIVPAIAGGC
- a CDS encoding response regulator — its product is MINLTLEKFNADDSFVQSHEDFVPGSYSHLIVKDNGCGIPRANLEHLFEPFYTTKEVGKGTGLGLAMVFGAITSHKGIIKVESEEGKGTGFHVYLPLIEANEANPESSSGEAEEGLGETILTVDDNDTVRENYKAILTSLNYNVLEASNGLEAVDVFIRHQNEVMLIISDLVMPKLGGFEAIKQMEKVRSDVKVIFVTGYDKDEAMKDEGYSENYAVLSKPYSIESLSRAIRKKLDS
- a CDS encoding DsrE/DsrF/DrsH-like family protein encodes the protein MTLPVDKKKISIVCFSGDFDKIVAAFTIATGAAATNREVTMFFTFWGLNALKKKKGRVATGKSIMAKAFNFLMGGLNNLPLSRLNFFGASPILMSGMMKKHNVASLPELVEAAHLLGVRIVACEMAMHILEVEKSDMIEEVKDVAGVATFLNESEDAHIIFI
- a CDS encoding sulfurtransferase TusA family protein → MKHFLDITRETCPMTFVKVKLKLANINKGEQLEVLLNAGEPLENVPRSCEEQGFKVLSNEPTDEEGKYMLVIEK
- the moeB gene encoding molybdopterin-synthase adenylyltransferase MoeB, which translates into the protein MIDFTEAQIERYSRHIILPEVGAEGQSKLLESKVFMIGAGGLGSPVAYYLAAAGVGTIGIADADVVDSSNLQRQIIHNQDRIGMPKVESARETIQALNPDVKVNTYNYFVTEENIRDIIRDYDLVIDGCDNFPTRFLVNDACYMEKIPLISGAMFRFEGQVATFKPHQVKGAPCYRCLYPEPPPAGLVPSCSEAGILGALAGAVGTIQAVEAVKELLGIGDSLAGKLMVFDALRMEWKKLKLRKDPGCPLCGENPTITELVTYEQACELKFGD
- a CDS encoding NIL domain-containing protein — encoded protein: MKFRVYLTFNEATVRDPIIWKLGREFDLVTNIRMAEVKDGMGLVGLELEGGEDVIDAAVKWLGEQGVHVEPIEQNIIEG
- the cysK gene encoding cysteine synthase A; this encodes MAIYNNAAETIGNTPLVRLNRIGADCGAEIVAKLEFFNPLNSVKDRIGKAMVEAAEADGRLKPGGLIVEPTSGNTGIALAFVARAKGYRCILTMPESMSLERRKLLKLLGAELVLTPAEKGMKGAIAKAEEIASSTEGAFLPQQFENPANPEVHRQTTAQEIWSDCDGKVDAIVAGVGTGGTITGITEVLKQRNPEFKAFAVEPADSPVISGEAPGPHKIQGIGAGFIPKNLNVDILDGVEKVTNDEAFSMARRLADEEGIPGGISSGAAVAAAVRIACRPEMKGKRIVVILPSMAERYMSTDLFKGIEV
- a CDS encoding methyltransferase domain-containing protein yields the protein MTDREFWEGKYKNKETGWDRGDASPALLDWLKELNPCRILVPGCGRGHEVIELARRGFDVTAVDIATPAIKHMQAMLEKEGLTATLIHGDLFDLELEPFDAIYEQTCLCALQPGQWSDYEQWLHNHLKPGGQLLALFMQTGVTGGPPFHCDLSEMKPLFDASRWQWPDNGNEVPHPSGRHELAHLLRRI